One genomic segment of Hordeum vulgare subsp. vulgare chromosome 2H, MorexV3_pseudomolecules_assembly, whole genome shotgun sequence includes these proteins:
- the LOC123429301 gene encoding probable cystathionine gamma-synthase 2: MARSSSPIANNGSSTEQRRLLRARRSSKRVTAFSPEALRGATLPGAEPEHPAGVVAAATAPKRDSTLFDETLAVHAGEKMGKNGSMDTDSIATPIVSGTTHWFKNSDDLIAFKEGRRHSFEYGRYGNPTVKVLEDKISALERAESTLVTSSGMNAIVATLLALVQPGAGHVVTTTECYSEARAFIRDKLSKMGIKVTFVELNDMDMLKAVLDQGEVTLFYTDCPTNPHLKCIDIKLVAELCHRKGALVCIDSTLASPINQKPLTLGADIVVHSATKYIAGHHDVIAGCISGSQALISRIRAWHHDLGGAISPDAAYMIIRGLKTMALRVETQNRTSLRMARLLENHPKIERVYYPGLLSSPWHDIAKSQMTGFGGVISFEVASDLHGVMRFIDALEIPFIATSLGGCESLVQQPAVMSFWGQSEEEKSKNGIKDNLVRFSFGIEKFEDLRDDIIQALEKI; the protein is encoded by the exons ATGGCGCGGTCATCGTCTCCTATCGCCAACAATGGTTCTTCCACCGAGCAGCGCCGCCTGCTCCGCGCTCGCCGTTCTTCAAAGCGCGTCACTGCTTTCAGCCCGGAGGCGCTCCGTGGTGCCACCCTTCCCGGTGCAGAGCCAGAGCACCCTGCCGGTGTCGTCGCTGCCGCCACGGCTCCGAAGCGAGATTCTACTCTCTTTGATGAGACCCTGGCAGTCCATGCCGGGGAGAAGATGGGGAAGAACGGCTCCATGGACACAGACTCGATCGCGACGCCGATCGTGAGTGGCACGACGCACTGGTTCAAGAACTCAGACGACCTGATCGCGTTCAAGGAAGGCCGGCGCCACAGCTTCGAGTACGGTCGCTACGGCAATCCCACCGTGAAGGTCCTGGAGGACAAGATCAGCGCGCTCGAGAGGGCCGAGTCGACGCTGGTCACGTCATCCGGCATGAACGCCATCGTCGCCACGCTGCTCGCGCTCGTGCAGCCTGGCGCCGGCCACGTGGTGACCACCACAGAGTGCTACAGCGAGGCGCGCGCCTTCATCCGCGACAAGCTCTCCAAGATGGGCATCAAGGTGACATTCGTCGAGCTGAACGACATGGACATGCTCAAGGCCGTTCTTGACCAGGGCGAG GTTACACTCTTCTACACCGACTGTCCGACGAACCCCCACCTGAAGTGCATCGACATTAAGCTCGTCGCGGAGCTGTGTCACCGCAAAGGGGCTCTGGTGTGCATCGACAGCACCCTCGCCTCGCCCATCAATCAGAAGCcactcaccctcggggctgacatTGTCGTGCACTCCGCCACAAAGTACATCGCCGGCCATCACGAT GTCATCGCAGGATGCATTAGTGGATCTCAGGCGCTCATCTCTAGAATACGTGCGTGGCATCACGACCTCGGCGGCGCCATTAGTCCG GACGCAGCCTACATGATCATACGCGGCCTCAAGACAATGGCCCTACGCGTGGAGACGCAAAACCGCACTTCATTGCGCATGGCGCGCCTGCTCGAGAACCATCCCAAGATCGAGCGAGTGTACTACCCTGGTCTCCTGAGCAGCCCGTGGCACGACATTGCCAAGAGCCAGATGACTGGTTTCGGCGGTGTCATTAGCTTCGAGGTAGCCTCGGACCTGCATGGTGTCATGAGGTTCATCGACGCGCTGGAGATACCTTTCATCGCGACGTCGCTCGGTGGGTGTGAGAGCCTCGTGCAGCAGCCGGCGGTCATGTCCTTCTG GGGTCAGAGTGAGGAGGAGAAATCCAAGAATGGGATCAAAGACAACTTGGTGCGGTTTAGCTTCGGGATTGAGAAGTTTGAGGATCTTAGGGATGACATTATCCAAGCCCTGGAGAAGATTTAG